In the Deltaproteobacteria bacterium genome, CGTGACGGCCTCGACGCGCTCTATGCGTCCCCTGTGCGGCGTGTATGGGGAAGAGGGCTCAGCGGACCGGGCTCTCCTTGATGATCCCATTGGTCACCTCAGCGATATCTATCTCTACAAGACACGCCCGCGAGCAGCGGCCGCAGCCCACGCACATGAGGGCGCCGAAACGGTCCCGCTGGTACTGGAACTTGCGCAGGAACCGGTGTCGCAGCCTTTGGGCCCTCGTCTTCCTGAAGTCGTGGCCGCCCGCCACCTTCGCAAAATCGGCGTGGGTGCAGCCGTCCCACTCCCTGTAACGCACCCCGCCGGAGAGGTCGAGCGACACCTCGTCCTTCACGTCGAAGCAGTAGCACGTGGGGCAGACGTGGTTGCACGAGCCGCAGCCGTAGCAGCGCGAGCCGATGCGCTCCCATACGGGGTTGTGGTACGCCCCCGCGTAGATGAGCGGCAGGGCCGAGGGCTCGGCCTCGAGCCTGGTCTCGAAGAGCGCGGCCTTACGCTCCCTGCCGCGCCGCACCTCGTCGAGCTGCCCGGTGGAGGCCGTCTCCACGGCGCAGTGCCTCTCGAGCGCCCCGCCCCCCGCTTCGCTTCCCACGGCCGCCACATAGCCACCCTCCACCTCGTTGAGGAAGAGGTCGAAGCCGTCGCCGGCCTCCGAGGTCTCCACGCTCGCGCAGAAGCAGTGCCTCTCGGGCAGACAGTCGACGCCGATTACGATGGAGCGCCGTCTTCGCTCCATGTAGTTGGCGTCGGGCGTGCCGTGGGAGAAGACCCTGTCCAGGAGTTTGAGCGCATGGATGTCGCAGGCATGGAGTCCTATGACGGCCGTCTCCGGCGCATCGATCACCGGCTCGCACTCCCCCGTGGTCCTGTCAAAGCGCAAAAGCTCCTCGCGGGGCGGGAAAAAGACCCTTTTGGCCGATATGGGCGTCTGTCCCTTCGACAGTCGCAGCTCCTCGAAGCTTCCGATCCTGTCGAAGACCGGCACGCCGTTGCGCAGTGTCGTGCCCCAGACCTCCCTTTCGCCCAGAAGGCCCTCGACGAGCCCCCGGAACGCCTCTCTCGATATGTATAGATGCCGCTCCATCTCTCACCCCCCATCGGCCGCCGCGCATCATGACCAATCTTAACAGATGTTTCCACGGCTGTCCATGGGGGCTTTTTCATTACGCTGGGGGAAACTTTCTGTAGAAAGTTTCCCCCAGACCCCCTTCAAAGACTTTCAATACGAGGTGGTTTCCCCCTGTTTTGCTTGGCAAAACAGGGGGAAACCACCTCGCATTAAAAGTTTTTGGAGGGAGTCTGAGGGAACCTTTTTACAAAAAGGTTCCCTCAGTGCAATAAATCACTAAGAGAGCCGTTTCTGCCGGAGAAGAGGCTGGGGGGCGTTTCCGGGGGAAAAATGCTTGCAAAATGCGTTCCCGTCTTTTATCATCTTCTGGCCGCGCTGCCGGGTCTGTCTTCCCTGCGCCCGCCGGGGGGCTGGCCGCAAAGGCGTAAAAAGACCGCCTGGCGCGGGCCGACCTGGCGGCGGGCGCAGGGCTCGATGCCGTCGGGCTGGCCGGATCAGCCGGTTTTGCGGGAAAAAGCTTGACTGGCCGCCGTCTCTGCCCGTATAATCCTATGCTTTGAACTTCATACCACAGGACGAGATGAATCTTAAGACCTTCGAGCGGGGTGTCCACCCCTCATACCATAAAGAGCTCACCGCCGAGAGGCCCGTCGAGCCGGCCGGGCTGCCCGGCCTCGCCGTCGTTCCCTTGCAGCAGCACATCGGCGCTCCCTGCGAGCCCCTGGTTAAGAGGGGCGACCGCGTAGAGGAGGGGCAGAAGATCGGCGACGCCAGGGCCTTCGTCTCGGCGCCGGTCCATGCCTCCATCTCGGGCAAGGTCAAGGACGTGGCCCTCCACCCCTACCCCGGCGGAGGCCGTGTGCTCTCGGTCTTCATAGAGGGCGACGGCGAGAGGAAAGACTGGGACGCCGCCGGCGAAGAGGTCGACATCGACGCCGTTGACGCCGAGAAGCTGCGCTCGATTGTGCGCGAGGCCGGCATAGTGGGCATGGGTGGCGCCGCCTTCCCGTCGGCCGTAAAGCTGTCGCCGCCGGGAGGCAGGGCCATGGACCACGTGATCCTCAACGGCTGCGAGTGCGAGCCCTTCCTCACCTCGGACCACAGGCTCATGGTCGAGGAGCCCCGCAAGGTGCTGATGGGGCTGAAGATAATCATGAAGACCGTCGGCGCTGCGCGCGCCTCCATAGGCATAGAGGACAACAAGCCCGACGCCATCGAGGCCCTCGGCAAGGAGGCCCGCGGGCTCGTGCCGGGCCTCGAGATAGTCCCGCTCGAGACCAAGTACCCCCAGGGGGCCGAGAAGATGCTCATAAAGGCCGTGCTCGGCCGGACGGTGCCGCTGGGCAAGCTGCCGCTCGACGTGGGCGTGGTGGTCAACAACGTGGGCACGGCCGTGGCCATCTACGAGGCCGTCCGCTATGGAAAGCCCCTCATAGAGCGGGTCGTCACTGTGAGCGGCAACGGCGTGAAGGAGCCGCGAAACCTCCTCGTCCGCATAGGCACGAGCTTCGACGAGGTCATCGGCCGGTGCGGCGGCCTTGCGGGCGAGGGCGAGATAGAGATCCTCAACGGCGGCCCCATGATGGGCATTGCCCAGACCTCGCTCGACGTGCCGGTCATAAAGGGCACCTCGGGCATCACGCTTCTTCGGGCCGGGACGATAAAGCCGGCGGAGTACGGCCCCTGCATCAGGTGCGCAAGCTGTGTCGAAGCCTGTCCCATGGGGCTCATGCCCTACAGGATAGGGGACCTGGGAAGGCTCTACATGGTCGACGCCTTCGAGGGCTGGAGCGGCGAGGGCTGCATAGAGTGCGGCTGCTGCTCCTTTGTCTGTCCCTCCAAGCGGCCGCTCGTACAGTGGATAAGGCTCGGCAAGCTCAAGCTCCGGGAGTCCCGGCGCGAGGCGGCCGCCCGGTAGAAGGGGGCCGCGGCGGGCGGGCCGCGCCCGAAAGCATGGTTTAAGATGGACGACAAGGAAAAACAGGAGAAGAAAGAGGCGGCCGGCAAGGCCGGTGATGGCGCCGGGGCCGGCGACGCCGCCAAGGCCGCCGGGTCGAAGCCCGCCGCCGGACCGAAGCCCAGGCCAAAGCCCAAGGCCCCGCCGGCCGTGGAGGGGCTCGTCGTCTCGTCGTCGCCTCACCTTCTGGGCGTGGACTCGGTGCCCAAGATCATGCACACCGTCGTCATGGCGCTGCTGCCGGTTGTGGGCACGGCCATGGTGA is a window encoding:
- the rsxC gene encoding electron transport complex subunit RsxC produces the protein MNLKTFERGVHPSYHKELTAERPVEPAGLPGLAVVPLQQHIGAPCEPLVKRGDRVEEGQKIGDARAFVSAPVHASISGKVKDVALHPYPGGGRVLSVFIEGDGERKDWDAAGEEVDIDAVDAEKLRSIVREAGIVGMGGAAFPSAVKLSPPGGRAMDHVILNGCECEPFLTSDHRLMVEEPRKVLMGLKIIMKTVGAARASIGIEDNKPDAIEALGKEARGLVPGLEIVPLETKYPQGAEKMLIKAVLGRTVPLGKLPLDVGVVVNNVGTAVAIYEAVRYGKPLIERVVTVSGNGVKEPRNLLVRIGTSFDEVIGRCGGLAGEGEIEILNGGPMMGIAQTSLDVPVIKGTSGITLLRAGTIKPAEYGPCIRCASCVEACPMGLMPYRIGDLGRLYMVDAFEGWSGEGCIECGCCSFVCPSKRPLVQWIRLGKLKLRESRREAAAR